GCGGCGCCGTGACACATTTCCGCGGTTCCGGCGCTGACGGCGTCAAAGCCTTCGAGGGGGGGGATGAGTTCGCCGCCGCCATAGACCTGTATTTTGAGCTGGCCTTCGGACATTTCTTCTGCCCATTTGGCGATGTGTTCAGCGGATTCTCCCAGGATGGGGAAGTGCGGCGGCCAGGTTGTGACCATTTTCCATTCGTATTTTTTGCGCGTTTGTACGGCAGGTGCCCCGGTTTCCTGGGGGGATGCACAGCCCGCCAAGAATGCAGCACCGCCGGCAAGTCCGGCTTTTTTTATGAAGTCGCGTCGTTTTACTCGTTCCATTGTGTCTCCGATTTAATTGAGGGGTTTGTACAAATCAAATTATACACCCTCTGAATATAAATAAAAAATAGAAAAAGTTTGAACCTTTTGGCGATGTCAGGTGTATGCAATAGGTAGAGACGCGTAGTTAATCACGTATTGTTTGGTTTTTTATGTTCCTGAGAAAATATCACACGCTTTCCGATGAAAAGCTCATGGCCCGCATTCAGCGGGGCGATACAGCCGCTTTTGACGAAGTCTATGCCCGATATAGCAAGCGGATGCTTTATTATTTTCATCGCATGCTGGGGGGGGACGAGGAGAAGGCGCAGGATTTTCTCCAGGATTTGTTTTTGAAGATTGTCGAGAAGCCCGCCCGTTTTAAGCGGGGGAATGCGTTTGCGTCCTGGCTTTATACGGTTGCACACAATATGTGCAAGAATGAGTATCGCAAGCAGAGTGTGCGGAAGGTTGTGGTTAATGATCCCGATATTGATTTGCATTGTGGGTGGGTTGATGGTGCTTATGCCATAGAAAAGGCGTGCGATGAACGGGCATTTTTGCGCGCGCTGATGGATGAGTTGGATCAGCTCAGTGTGGATCAGCGCACGACGTTTTTATTGC
Above is a genomic segment from Gemmatimonadota bacterium containing:
- a CDS encoding RNA polymerase sigma factor gives rise to the protein MARIQRGDTAAFDEVYARYSKRMLYYFHRMLGGDEEKAQDFLQDLFLKIVEKPARFKRGNAFASWLYTVAHNMCKNEYRKQSVRKVVVNDPDIDLHCGWVDGAYAIEKACDERAFLRALMDELDQLSVDQRTTFLLRHQECRSIREISQILQCPEGTVKSRLHHVTQKLAERLQGRNSLCG